In Portunus trituberculatus isolate SZX2019 chromosome 24, ASM1759143v1, whole genome shotgun sequence, a single genomic region encodes these proteins:
- the LOC123508003 gene encoding actin, clone 302-like, with translation MSDENKAALVMDNGSHLSKTGFSGDDTPHAIFPTIVGNCRLKGDAYVGEKARSKQGNLILKHPIEHGIVTNWDDMEKIWHHTFYNELRVVPEEHPVLLTEAPGNPKSNREKMAQIMFEMFNVPGLNACIPAVLSLYAAGLTTGVALDSGDGVTHTVPIYEGFPVRNAIQRLDMAGLYLTDYLLTILTERGYPFATTSDRDIVRDIKEKLCYVALNFEEEMARSEQSTPLEKTYELPDGQVITIGNERFRCPEALFHPSFMDLEKVGIQETLYNSIMKCDMDIRKNLYAKIVLSGGNTTCPGFAERMEKEITTLAPSSMQIKIIAPPERGYSVWIGGSILASLSTFKQMLITKQEYDECGPSIVHKKFF, from the exons ATGAGTGACGAAAATAAGGCAGCCTTGGTGATGGACAATGGTTCCCACTTGAGCAAAACAGGTTTCTCCGGGGACGACACCCCCCACGCCATCTTCCCCACTATTGTCGGTAATTGCCGCTTGAAG GGAGATGCATACGTGGGTGAGAAGGCGCGGAGCAAGCAAGGCAACCTCATCCTGAAACACCCCATCGAGCACGGTATTGTCACCAACTGGGACGACATGGAGAAGATCTGGCACCACACTTTCTACAATGAGCTCCGTGTGGTCCCAGAGGAGCACCCAGTCCTGCTGACGGAGGCCCCTGGTAATCCCAAATCCAACCGCGAGAAGATGGCCCAGATCATGTTCGAAATGTTTAATGTTCCCGGCTTGAACGCCTGTATTCCAGCCGTGCTGTCCCTTTACGCAGCAGGCCTCACCACTGGCGTGGCACTTGACTCTGGTGACGGCGTTACACACACCGTTCCCATTTATGAGGGTTTTCCTGTTCGGAATGCCATCCAGCGCCTAGACATGGCTGGTCTTTATCTCACTGACTACCTGCTAACCATTCTGACAGAGAGAGGTTACCCTTTTGCTACCACTTCAGACCGGGACATTGTGCGTGACATCAAGGAGAAGCTGTGCTACGTTGCCCTTAACTTCGAAGAGGAAATGGCCAGATCAGAGCAGTCTACCCCTCTGGAGAAGACTTACGAGCTTCCTGACGGCCAGGTCATCACCATCGGCAACGAGAGGTTCCGCTGTCCCGAGGCTctcttccacccttccttcaTGGATTTGGAAAAAGTTGGTATACAAGAAACCTTATACAACTCCATCATGAAGTGTGACATGGACATCCGTAAGAACCTCTACGCCAAAATCGTGTTATCTGGAGGCAACACCACTTGTCCTGGCTTTGCtgagagaatggagaaggaaatcaCTACACTAGCGCCGTCATCTATGCAAATTAAGATCATTGCACCGCCAGAACGCGGATATTCAGTCTGGATCGGGGGGTCCATCCTGGCCTCACTTTCCACCTTCAAGCAGATGTTGATCACTAAACAAGAGTACGACGAATGTGGACCCTCAATTGTCCACAAGAAGTTCTTTTAG